The window ATTTTATCAAGTTGGAGAAAATCCCGGTTGATCCTAAGCCTTGGATGGGAATCCAGGAGTTCTCCGAACCGATGGACTATGCAATCTTCAGCTGTGCACTGGCATTCACGGAACGCCGCTCAGTCGACGAACAGTTTTTGCTGTCTGATATCACGGAGGATATCCAGGAAATGTATCCGGGTGAATTTCCGCTGGATTGGACGAATTACCGGCACCGCAAGTCATTGGTCCGTTCACTGAAAAAGCTGGTTGAGTTGAGGCTGATCAAAACCGTCGATGGGGACCTTGAGCTTTTTGCAACAAATGAAGAGGAAGAAGTGCTATATGAAGTAACCGTTTATGCCCGCTATTTTATGAGATCTTATCCGGATGACTTGTTCCGGTACTCGACTATGGAAGAAATCCTTGAGAATGAATGGAACAGGCACCAGGCTGATGAACGGAGGAAAAGGGTGTACCGCAAGCTGATGTTCTCGCCGGTCGTTTACAGGGAGAGCAAGGATGATGCGGACTTTGCCTATATCCGAAACTTCCGCAACCGCCTCAGTGATGACCTGGAGGAACATACGCCTTTCAGGCTCGAAGTATTTAAAAATGCGGCATTGCTCGTATTGCCTGAAAGGAAGCAGCGTTATACGCTATTTCCCGATCAAAAAGGCATCACTGACATTGCGCTCCATGTGGCTGACTGGATTCGAGCGGATATGGAAAAATATCCTTTCAATGAAATGGGGGAAATCCGCCTTACATTGGCCGAATTTGAACAGCTCGTTGCCGATATCAAGGAAGCACAGGGCCATGGGTGGAGCAAGCTCTATCGTGAAAGCTCGCCCGGCCACATAAGCGGGGAGCTGATAAAACTTTTATCGGAGTGGGAACTGGCTTTTACAGAACCGGAATCGGGCATCCTTGTATTGCAATCAGGATTCGGACGGATGATCGGCCGGTATCCAGGTGACTATCTAAAAGAGGAGGGACGATCTTGAGGGAACAAAATCGCTGGCAAATGAACAGGGCAGGCCTGCTCAATTTCTGGTATTACGATGAGGAGATATTCGATTTTTCGGAAGGGAAACTTTTGTTAAGAGGAAGCAATGGATCGGGAAAGTCTGTAACAATGCAAAGTTTCCTGCCCGTTTTACTTGATGGAAAAAAGTCACCGGACAGGCTCGATCCGTTCGGTTCAAAGGCACGGAAAATGGAAGACTATCTGCTCGGGGAAAAGGAAATCGTCGACAGGGATGAGCGGACAGGCTATCTTTTTATCGAATACAAAAGAGCAGACACCAATCAGTATGTCACGACAGGGATCGGACTGCAGGCAAAACGGCAGAAGCCGCTTAAGTTCTGGGGATTTACAATCACGGATAACCGCCGCATCGGGACAGATATCGAGCTCTATAAAACAGAGCGGCAGGGAACGGAAGTAAACAAAATTCCACGATCAAGAGTCGAACTTGAAAATGTGATTGGCGAGGGGGGCCAGGTTGTCCAGACGCAAGGCGATTACATGAAGCTCGTCAATAAGCTTATTTTCGGCTTTGAAACGATTGAAGCCTATGAGGAATTGATCAAGCTGTTGATCCAGCTGAGAAGCCCGAAGCTTTCGAAGGAATTCAGGCCGACGGTCATTTATGAAATCCTTGAAGCCGCACTGCCGCCGCTTTCCGATGATGATCTTCGGCATCTGTCTGATACAATCGAGCAAATGGACCAGACAAAGCAGCAGATCGAACAGCTCGAGCGTGAACTTTCATCCCTTGAAAAGCTGAATAAGGCGTACGATATCTATAATCAGCGCTACATTGCCGATCAGGCGGCTGAATATCGAAAAGCTTCCAGAAGGGCCCTGAAAGAGGAAAAAGAATTCGAACAGCTTGGTCAAGACCAGGAAAAGTTGAAAGTGGAAATTCAGGAACTGTCTGACAAAGTCCAGTTTCTTAAACAGGATAAGGATACGTATGAAAAGCAGAAGCAAAGGCTTCAATCACATAAAGTGTGGAACCTGGAAGAGGAGAAAAAACAGGAAATCGAGCGGTTGAAGCGTTCTTCTGATGATCTTGCCCGAAAAGACACCCAGCTGTCGCGTGAGAAAAATAAAAAGTGGACGGCAGAAAAGCAAAAGGATGAAGCGGAACTCGAAACCGAGAGTCTCCTGCGGGATATCGCAGACCATCTCGGCGATATGGGGAATGATGCGCATGAGGCATCCTTCACACAGCATGAGATGAACGAGGAAGATTATGACCGGAAAAAGAACACCGAATTTGATTTTGCCGTTTGGAAAAGAGAAGCGGAACAGCATGTCGGGCAGCTGACTGTTATTGAAGAGAACTTGCGGGAGTTTGAACAGGTAAAAGAAAACCTTCAAACCAAAAACAAGGAATTAGCTGGTGAACAGCAGCTCCTTGACCGGAAGCGGCACGAGGAGTCAGACTGGCTGAAGATTTTTGAGGAAGATAAAGAAAGACATCTTAATGAAATCTACAGGTGGACTGAGACACACAGTGAATTCAAGGTTGAGGAAGAAGCGCTGCAGCGAGCTGCAAGAGGCATGTACTCCCTTTATGAACCTGCTTCTTATAACGAGATCACTGATGCTGTTTCTCCTTATGTCATCCACTACCAGAACATCCAGCGAGACCTGTTATCCGAACTGAATACAAAGGAAAAACAGGTCATAAAAGACATCGAGGAAAAAGAATCTGTCCTTAATGAGTGGAAAAACAAGAAGGATCCCGAGCCTGACACACATCCAGCCACGAGGGAAGCAAGGCAGGCATTAAGGGAGTCGGGTGCAGAGTTTGCTCCGCTCTACACACTTGTTGAGTTCCATGAGGGAGTCTCACGGGAAGTTCAGACAAGGATCGAAGCTGCCATGATCGACAGCGGCTTGCTTGATGCCCTCATCACAGATGGAACCCGGGCCGTGATCCACGACCGTGTGCTGACACCAGATCCGAATATGATGGCCCATACATTAGCTGATTATCTCAAGCCAGATATTGTGGAAGGCGTATCCATCACTCCTGAACAGGTCGATGATATCCTGAGAAGCATTGTAATCGGGGAAAATCGGGATGGTGCATCCATGTCGGTTCAGGAAAACGGCTCCTATCAGCTTGGGATTTTAACAGGACATGCCGTTCCGGTTGAAAGTGTCCGCTTTATCGGCAGAAACGCAAGAAAGAGATACCGTGAAGAAATCATTCATCAGCTGAAGTCAGACCTGGAAGCCCTCCAAGAAGAAAAAAGGGAAATCCAGCAAGGAAAAGATCGAGCGAGACGTGCGATGGAAGCGGCGGAAACAGCATGGCGCCAATTTCCAAACGACAAAGATCTTCAGGAGAGCTTCCGCCAGATCGAAAAAGTACGACTCGCACTGAAACATCACCAGGAACAGCTTCAAAGAATTTCCGCCCAGTTAAAAGGAATGGACGGCGAATATCAGGAGCTTAAACGGATTATCGGTGAACAAACTCGTTTTTACAACCTGGAAATAAGCAGGAAAGCTTACCAGGAAGCAAAAACGATTATGAACCGTTATGAAAAAGATCTTTTTGAGCTCCAAACCCTTCATACAAGATATATTAATGTTACAGAACGGGTCAGAGAACTTGAGAGCCGTATTAAAGAGATGGAAGAGGATATCCTGGCACTTTCAGGAGAACTTAACATTCTGAATGATGAAATCGAGCGGTTTCAGAAAAACATCAAACAAATCGAAGCGCAGCTGGAACAGGCAGGGGCAGCTGATATCCGTAAACAGATACGAGAAGTTCAGGATAAACTGGGGTGGATTGAAAAAGAATTAAGTGAAGCCAACCGGCGCCTCCCGCAGCTTGAAACGACCTGGAGCCATCAGCAAAAAGATCTCGAGGAAAAAGAGCACGAGCTGAAATTCTGGAAACAGATGAGGTCAGCCTGGGAGGAAGCACTCGGAGCAGAGTACCACAGAGGACTGACGGCCGGGCTGCCTGAAGAGGATAAGGTGGAAACCATCGCCCGAACAGTCGAAAAAGCATATGGGGAACTCCTTAAAGAAAAAGAAAAAAGCCAGACAGACGCCAGGTTGACAAGTGAATTCTACGATAAGCAAACAGACCTGATGGAGTACCGGATGCGCGATTATACAAAAAGTCATCCTGTTCCGGAATGGATGAAACAGGTATCAGAGGATAGATTCATGCCGTTCATCGATCAATGGAAGCAAAAAACATCAAGAAGATTCATAGAATTGGACTTGCGCGGCCAGCAGGTCAATCCTTATGCTGTCCAAAAAAACCTTCAGGATGATTATGCCCGCCAGGAAAGCTACCTGGATGAGCAGGACAAAGAACTATATGAGGAAATTTTGTTCAAATCCGTCGGCAGCAAGCTGAGAAGCCGGATCCGCCGTGCCGAGAGCTGGACGCAAAAGATGAACAGCCTGATGGAAAGCCGCGATTCTTCCTCTGGGCTGACATTTTCGATCAAATGGCGTCCGCGGACGGCAGACACTGAAGAAGAAATGGACACGAAAGACCTGGTGCATATTTTAAAACAGGATGCACAACTGCTAAAAGAACAGGATCTCGAACGAATCACTTCCCATTTTCGCTCGAAAATTTCCAAGGCGAAGCAATGGATCGAGGAAAAAGGCGAAGGCCACACTCTTCTCCAAGTATTGAAGGAAGTGCTCGACTACCGGAAGTGGTTCTCCTTCGTCCTTTCTTATCAGCGGACAAATGAACCGAAAAGGGAACTGACCAACAACAAGTTCTACACGTTCAGCGGCGGGGAAAAAGCGATGGCCATGTATATCCCTCTTTTCACAGCCTGTTATTCCCGGTACCAGGAAGCAGCCGGCACCGCGCCGTACATCATTTCCCTTGACGAGGCGTTTGCAGGTGTCGATGAAAATAACATCAGGGAAATGTTCGAGATCGTCGAACACCTCGGTTTCGATTACATCATGAATTCCCAGGTCCTATGGGGAGACTATGACACGATTTCCACCCTTTCAATATGCGAACTGATCCGTCCGAAAAATGCGGATTTCGTCTCGGTGCTCCGCTACCAGTGGGATGGCTATAAAATGAACCTTCAAGCAGATGAAGGTGCAGTTCAAGAAGAACCCGTCACATCAATCTAAGTAAGGATGAGAAAAATGGCTGATTCCCCATTGCAAGAAGCATTAGACTATTTCGGCGGTGATCCCGGTTTTCACCGCCTCTTTTCCCTTTTCAAAAAGAAATATGAATCTTATGGCAGAATAGGAGGATCTGTTAGATTAACCAATTTTCAGGAAAAAGAAATCAAATCGATAGCCCGGTTCTTTGGCGATGACGTGGACAGGCTGAAAGCAAAGGGAACGATCACCCTCCTTTCCTTTGAACGAAAGCTTCAGGAAACCAAGTTTGAAGGGTTGGGGCTATTGGATTTGCTGCAAGGCTACTTTGACGAGCCTCTGGTCACTAAGAAAGAGGCGAAGGAACAAAAGCAACTTGAGCAGCAGAAAAAACTGGCACGGCTTTCTGCAGAATTTCTGAACCTGTCCTTTTGGTTCAGGCATCTTCAGAGCCGCTCCCCAGATACATACTGGATCAACAGATTATTGGATGAAGAGAGATTCGCGGACTATTGTAGAACCCTTTCACGAGCAATGGCAAAGCTGCCTGCAGATTACGAACGATTGCCAGTTTTCAGCCAGAGGATCGCCGGCAATCCACATGCATTTGATCTGTCAACAGAACTGGGTAAGCTTTGGATACATGTCTTACATGTAAAAAGGGGAGCAGAAAATATGTCTGCACCTCCTGCTGATACCGAAAGCATCAATGATTTGTTAATGGATTTCAACCTGCTGCGTGATGACATCACCAATTACGTAACATGTGCCAACATAACAGCAGAAACCGAAAAAGGGGAACACCCAATGTGGAAAGCAGCTTCTGAAACAGCAAGCGTCATGAATGTTCCGATGCGGGAGTTGCTGAAAGTTAGAAAAGTGTACCCCCAAAACAGGAAATCTAAAGTTTGGATTGTTGAAAACTCTGGCGTTTTCTCAAGTCTTTTAGACGCAGTTCCGCATGCACCGTTAATTTGCACTCATGGCCAATTCAAACTTGCTGCTTTAAGGTTATTGGATATGATGGTTGCGAGCGGCTGCAAATTAAGCTATGCGGGAGATTTTGATCCGGAGGGCCTGGCCATGGCTGTAAGGTTAAAAGAACGATATCGGGATAATATCGAATACTGGAGGATGAGCTTCGATTCATATAAGAAATCTAATCCCACTGTTAGCATTTCCGAGGAACGTCTTTTTAAGCTTAACAGTCTAACAGAACCCGGGTTGTCAGATGTAGTTGATGAGATGAAGAGGCTTAAGAGAGCAGGTTACCAGGAGGCATTGCTGGAGATTATGATTAACGATTTGAAAGTTGCTGAAAAATAGGAATCATTTTTTAGTGGGACAAGGTACCTGTCCCTCCGGTTTTTGTGGTTTTTCTAAATTAAACCATCAAATGTAGGTGATAAAATGGAGAGAAAAAGGCCGAAGCTACAAAATAAAACAGAGATACCAGTTAATATTTATAAAGGAGTGGAATTACTTAAAGAGTGTACAAGTATTCAAGAGGCAGCAAGGTTTTTCAAAAAACATACAGAAGCAAATCGTTTTAATTGGAAAGCAATTAATAATGGTATATGGTTTGACGAGCCCTATTCGATAAACGGTGCTACATATTACTTTGTCACTGATGAAGAAGCAGTTAAGAATAAGCTTGAAGAGATTAATTAAGGTGCCCGTCACCACCCGAAATATGTCGAAATTAATCCTTTTATCATGTTTTCTCCAGGATTAGCTTTATGATTCTTAAGGTCATAACGTTAACGCCATTGTGTCGACTTATCATATAAACACGAAGCATAATCAACTTTTTATAAAGTTTTTGATGGGATAGATTATAACTTTTTAAAAGGAGGAGGAATTTTAATGAGTAAAAAAATTGGATTTGTAGGACTGGGAGCGATGGGCTTTCCAATGGCGGTTAATTTAAAGAAAGCCGGTTTTGAAGTGATAGGCTATGACGCTTTCAAAGGAATATATGAAAAGGCAAACGGTGCTGGAATAACCATGGCAGATACGTTAAAAGAGGTAGCAGAGCAAGCTGACGAAGCGATTATCTCAATGGTTCGTGACTATGACCAAAATGTTGACATTATTTTTGGAGAAAATGGTCTATTAACTGCCCAGCCTAAAGATAAAACAGTTATTGTCATGAGTACTCTCGACCCTGATACAATGAATGAATTAGGTAAGAAAGTCGAAGAAGAAAGTGAATTAAAAATCATTTCTGCTTCGGTAAGCGGTGGGGTTCCAGGTGCTGAGGCTGGTACTTTATCAATTATGACATCAGGTCCTGAGACAATCGTGGAATCTTTTAAGGGTTACTTTGATGCGATAGGCTCCCATACGTTCTACTACGGTAATAAGCCAGGTAATAGCGAGGCAGCAAAGTTAATTAATAATATGATTTTAGGCATTAACATAAATGCAGTGGCTGAGGGACTTAAATTAGCGAATACATATGACTTGCCTGAGGAAGAGATATTAAACTTGCTTCAAGTAAGTACAGGTGATAGTTGGGTAGTCCGAAATTGGAATGATATTTCTGAATGGACTGCAGATACGTCATTGGGCGTTCTGATTACGGACTTAAAAGCATCTTACAACGAAGGGCTTAAACACAATGTCACATTACCTTTCAATGCCTTATCCTCTACACAATTATTTGACTCTATGGGAAAAGAAAAACCAAAAACCTGATTAAGGTGCCTGTCCTCTCAAGAGTTTATAAACTTTTGAGAGGCTTTTCATTTATTCTTAAATATGAGCCGGGCACCAGGATTAATAATTTGGAGATGTTAAAAGATGCATGTGGCAAAGGGCAAACTGAGTCTTCATGTATAGGGCAAGATTGAGGAAGACTCAGTTTCGAGATAATCTAATCAAAATGGGTGAAAATGAAATATTTTACAATACATATCTTGAGAATGGTAAACATTTCACTAATAATTGTAATTAGAGAAATTTTTAATATAGGAAGTGTTAGATAATGAATGAAGAATTAAAGTCTAATTGTATGGAATGCTTTGGGTTATGCTGTGTAGCATTGCCTTTTGCTAAATCAGCAGACTTTCCTTTTGATAAAAAGGGAGGAGAACCTTGCAAAAACTTATATTCGAATCACTTATGTTCTATACATGACCAATTGAAAGATAGAGGATTCAATGGTTGTATAACCTATGAATGTTTCGGTGCCGGACAGCATGTTTCCCAGGTACTATATGAAGGAAGAAGTTGGCGAGAATGTGATGAGCGTGCCGAAGAAATGTTTTCGGTTTTTCCTATTGTCCAACAATTACATGAGATGCTTTGGTATCTTAAACAAGCCCTAAACTTAAGAGAAACCATTCCAATTCAATCTAACCTGCTAGAGATATATAATAAAACAGTTAAATTAACTTCAAAAACCCCTGAAGAGATATTAGACCTTGATGTTCCAACTCACAGAAAGCTTGTAAATGAACATTTAGTAGAGACAAGCAAACTATACCGAGCAGCTTTCATAAATAAGACAAAGAAGATAAAAACTTCAGATTATATAGGAGCCAACTTAAATGGTAAGGACCTACGCGGAGAGGACCTTAGAGGAAAACTTATGATTGCTGCTAATTTAAAACATAGTGACTTGAGAAAGGTTGATTTCATTGGAGCTGATCTTAGAGATGCAAACTTCAGTGGAGCTAACTTAAATGAAGCACTGTTTTTAACTCAGTCACAAATCAATTCTGCTAAAGGAGATGCAAGGACTAAAATTCCAGAGTATCTAGATAAGCCAATGCACTGGCTGAGTTTAATTAAGATTTCTCGATGATACCTTGAACTCAAGTATTCCTGTATCGGGGGGAATCTTGGAACAAACGCCCCCAGTTTTGTTAACTAGGTTTGTTGGTTCAAGTATATAACCTCGATAATATAAGGTAAGGCTAATGAGATTTTCATTAATTCAACATTCGATTGGATATTTGATACCTTTAATACGCTTGGGCCAAAAAACTTTCACTGGGTTTATAATCAGGAATGTAATTTTTTTTTCATTTCTTGCGCCAGTTGGAGATATACATTTACCCTGATTTGGTCACCTGAGACAAAGGGACAGGTGTATCCCCGTTTTCTTGGGACAATGAATCTGTCCCTTTGTACTTCCAGCCAGACTGCTTCACACTAAGCACGGTGATCGTAACCATGATAATCCCCATTCCAAGAGGTTGAGTCAAGGCCAAATGATCTCCAAGAAGCAGAACGCCGAATAATGAAGCTGTCACCGGTTCTATCATTGAGACCATCGAAGCCGTTGACGGGGAAGTCCGTCGAATGCCAATCATATAAAATATAAATGAAAGTCCGGCACCCACGATTCCTAACAGCAGAAACCATCCTATGTCGCTTGACGTCAACACACCGGCTGCTTCATCATTGTCCGCAAAAAGGAGAAGGATGAGACAAAGCGAGAAAAAAGCGATCGTTAAGATGGTCTGCGGCTTTCCGATGGAAGAGGCATTTTTAAACCCGAATATAAACAAAGCATAGGAAAGTCCGGAAGCGAGCCCCGTAGCCGCCCCCAGAAAACTCACTGAAGCCGAATCGGTGTTGTAGGCACCTGTAAGCAGAATAATCCCTATAAGGACACTGGAAATGCATCCCCATTTAAACCAGGTCGAACGTTCTATTCGTAATAAAAAGGAGATTAACAGGACGAAAAGAGGTGCGGTGTACATTAGAGTGGCGGCAACAGCATTGCTTGAGGATTGGATACTTAGAAAATAAAAAGTGAAATTCCCGGCAACGCCAATACCCGCTAGTAAGGACCAAATGGATAACCGAGTGGAGAAGATCCAATTTTGCTTGAAGCGAAAGAGAAACCACGCGAAAAAAAGTATAAATCCAACAGCCCCCGGTAAAGTGAAATCACAATCGCATCCCAGCCCCTGTTCATTAAAATACCGGTAATTCCCCCACTCATGCCCCAACATATTGCAGCCAGCATAGCTAAGCCCACACCTTTAAACCGCATCGTATGCCTCCTAAAGAGTAGTAAGGTGCGAAACTTCACGTATCAGAAACATAACGCGGCCTAATAACGTAAATTTCAAGGGGGCCAAACAATCCACTTTACGTCTCTAATCAAATAGATATGTTTTTTAAGAAAGGTGTATACGGTAATTCCTTTAAATTCTTATACCTATACAACTCCTCGATAAGGGAGTCGATGCTTTGAAAGTGGTGCCGGAAAACCTGCTTTCATTGTCATGATGCAAAGGCAGGCTGGAAGTCGGCTGTTATGCTTCATGACGTTATTATCTTCTGCACCTGTATTTGAGCACCTGGTTTCAGGTCTGACAGTCGCACCTTCCGAAGAAACCCAACAGCCAGAATGTCTGTTATCACACCACTGACTATGTCACAAAAACGTTTTTTATAAATGGGAATACGGAGGAGTCCAAGATTAACGAACCTCTGAAACTCCACTGAACACAAGCCATAAAAAAAGCCAAAGCTTTGTTTTGCTCAAAGCTTTGGCTTTATGTCTTCTTCTTCTTTTTTCTGTTCCAGAATCAAACCTGAAGAGCTGACAATTATATTTTCAGTTCAACATCTGCATCTTTTTTAAGTTCTTCCACTTTTGCCATTAGTTTTTCTTGTTGCTGCTGACTTTCCAGCTGTTTCTTTATTTCCCCTTTTATTTCTTCATACGGCGGCATTTCTTGACCCTCAGACTGTGAACCCGATTGGGCTTTCATCTGTTCATAGTATTCTTTTGCTTCTTCGTCGGTTACCTCATCTGTCTTGATTTCTTTTTCAACATATTTCTCGATCATCAGGGACTGTGTAATCTGTTTTTCAAGTTCTTTTGCTGTGAGGTTATTCTGTTCCAGCACCTTGTTTAATGCTTCTTCATCCCCATATTGTTCTTTTATGCCACTCATTTGTTTCTCGACATCGTCCGCAGAAGCTTCATATCCTTTCGATTTTGCTTCCTGAAGCAGCAATTCCTGTCCTACGAGCGCATCCAGGACTTGTTTTTTTAACTGTTCTGCTGCTTTTCCTGAAGTCGGGTCCTGTCCCATTTGCTGATATTGCGCTTGGTTTTGAGAGAGCAAGGAATTATATTCACCGCCTTTTATCTCTTTGTCGTTAACGACAGCAACGGTCTTATCTTCATCAACTTGCTGTTTTTCCATTTTCTTTTGCATGTCCTCAGCTTGTTTCTGTTGATTTTGGTTATTTTCCTGGCCGGCTTGCTGTTCTTGCTTGTTTTCCTTTTGCTTACCGTTATCGTCCTTTGACTCTTCATTTCCTCCGCAAGCTGCTAAAAGCAGGATGAAGAATGCAGTTATTACTAGATATGAAAACTTTTTCATTAGTTTTGTTCTCCCTTCAATCAATCATTAGTGGCTATTATAGTATAGACCTGAAGCAAAATGAAACCCTAAGCCACTGCAGAAAGGATAATGTAATGTGTTTGTAAGATAGACAAACATTTTGTTATAAAGGGGTGCCTGTCACCACCCGTATTGTGTCGAATAGTAATCAGTTCAATAGGGTAGTGGCAGGCGCTTTTTTAGCGTCGGTTTACAAAAAAAATGCACTATGTTATATTTAAAAAGTTAAAAATGTTAAATAAAAATTTAATAAAGTAAACAAAAGGGATGTTCATCCACAGGGTGCAGGTTTAGGTTTATTCCGAAAAAGAAAACCACCTGTATTTTCTACATATTCGTGGGTTGATAGAAATACTCTGGCATTAGACGATAGGTGGAATATACAGATTAGGAGATTAAATAGAAACGGTATCTCGTACCTGAACCATTAGTGGATTAAAAAACTAGCAAACTATTAGCTCCATTTTATAACAAATTTTTAAATAAATGCTTTTCATTTTTGTTTAAGCATCCAAGGAGGACTTCAAGATGAATGCAACATATGACATTGTAATAATCGGCGGCGGAAGTGCGGGTTCTGTGCTCGGCAACCGTCTGAGTGAAGATGGGACACGCAGTGTTCTTGTGTTAGAGGCAGGGCGTAAGGATTTTTCATGGGACCTCTTGATCCAAATGCCGGCAGCTTTGCCGTTTCCGGCAGGAAAACCATTCTACGACTGGCGATACGAATCTGATCCTGAACCTCATATGAATGGACGGCGTATTAAGCATGCCCGGGGAAAGGTGCTCGGAGGTTCGGGATCTATAAACGGAATGATTTTCCAGCGAGGCAATCCAATGGACTATGAGCGTTGGGGAGCAGACGCGGGTATGGAAACGTGGGATTTTGCGCACTGTCTCCCGTATTTCAAACGGATGGAAAATGCCTTAGCCTCCGACCGGGATGATGAGTTTCGCGGCCACGACGGCCCTCTCAAATTGGAACG of the Bacillus marinisedimentorum genome contains:
- a CDS encoding TIGR02678 family protein; amino-acid sequence: MEEAVQFDEKTEEALGILFEQFWVLRSEEPALYHLIREREHRLKRYLTEKFGFDLLVHQHFIKLEKIPVDPKPWMGIQEFSEPMDYAIFSCALAFTERRSVDEQFLLSDITEDIQEMYPGEFPLDWTNYRHRKSLVRSLKKLVELRLIKTVDGDLELFATNEEEEVLYEVTVYARYFMRSYPDDLFRYSTMEEILENEWNRHQADERRKRVYRKLMFSPVVYRESKDDADFAYIRNFRNRLSDDLEEHTPFRLEVFKNAALLVLPERKQRYTLFPDQKGITDIALHVADWIRADMEKYPFNEMGEIRLTLAEFEQLVADIKEAQGHGWSKLYRESSPGHISGELIKLLSEWELAFTEPESGILVLQSGFGRMIGRYPGDYLKEEGRS
- a CDS encoding TIGR02680 family protein is translated as MNRAGLLNFWYYDEEIFDFSEGKLLLRGSNGSGKSVTMQSFLPVLLDGKKSPDRLDPFGSKARKMEDYLLGEKEIVDRDERTGYLFIEYKRADTNQYVTTGIGLQAKRQKPLKFWGFTITDNRRIGTDIELYKTERQGTEVNKIPRSRVELENVIGEGGQVVQTQGDYMKLVNKLIFGFETIEAYEELIKLLIQLRSPKLSKEFRPTVIYEILEAALPPLSDDDLRHLSDTIEQMDQTKQQIEQLERELSSLEKLNKAYDIYNQRYIADQAAEYRKASRRALKEEKEFEQLGQDQEKLKVEIQELSDKVQFLKQDKDTYEKQKQRLQSHKVWNLEEEKKQEIERLKRSSDDLARKDTQLSREKNKKWTAEKQKDEAELETESLLRDIADHLGDMGNDAHEASFTQHEMNEEDYDRKKNTEFDFAVWKREAEQHVGQLTVIEENLREFEQVKENLQTKNKELAGEQQLLDRKRHEESDWLKIFEEDKERHLNEIYRWTETHSEFKVEEEALQRAARGMYSLYEPASYNEITDAVSPYVIHYQNIQRDLLSELNTKEKQVIKDIEEKESVLNEWKNKKDPEPDTHPATREARQALRESGAEFAPLYTLVEFHEGVSREVQTRIEAAMIDSGLLDALITDGTRAVIHDRVLTPDPNMMAHTLADYLKPDIVEGVSITPEQVDDILRSIVIGENRDGASMSVQENGSYQLGILTGHAVPVESVRFIGRNARKRYREEIIHQLKSDLEALQEEKREIQQGKDRARRAMEAAETAWRQFPNDKDLQESFRQIEKVRLALKHHQEQLQRISAQLKGMDGEYQELKRIIGEQTRFYNLEISRKAYQEAKTIMNRYEKDLFELQTLHTRYINVTERVRELESRIKEMEEDILALSGELNILNDEIERFQKNIKQIEAQLEQAGAADIRKQIREVQDKLGWIEKELSEANRRLPQLETTWSHQQKDLEEKEHELKFWKQMRSAWEEALGAEYHRGLTAGLPEEDKVETIARTVEKAYGELLKEKEKSQTDARLTSEFYDKQTDLMEYRMRDYTKSHPVPEWMKQVSEDRFMPFIDQWKQKTSRRFIELDLRGQQVNPYAVQKNLQDDYARQESYLDEQDKELYEEILFKSVGSKLRSRIRRAESWTQKMNSLMESRDSSSGLTFSIKWRPRTADTEEEMDTKDLVHILKQDAQLLKEQDLERITSHFRSKISKAKQWIEEKGEGHTLLQVLKEVLDYRKWFSFVLSYQRTNEPKRELTNNKFYTFSGGEKAMAMYIPLFTACYSRYQEAAGTAPYIISLDEAFAGVDENNIREMFEIVEHLGFDYIMNSQVLWGDYDTISTLSICELIRPKNADFVSVLRYQWDGYKMNLQADEGAVQEEPVTSI
- a CDS encoding TIGR02679 family protein, with amino-acid sequence MADSPLQEALDYFGGDPGFHRLFSLFKKKYESYGRIGGSVRLTNFQEKEIKSIARFFGDDVDRLKAKGTITLLSFERKLQETKFEGLGLLDLLQGYFDEPLVTKKEAKEQKQLEQQKKLARLSAEFLNLSFWFRHLQSRSPDTYWINRLLDEERFADYCRTLSRAMAKLPADYERLPVFSQRIAGNPHAFDLSTELGKLWIHVLHVKRGAENMSAPPADTESINDLLMDFNLLRDDITNYVTCANITAETEKGEHPMWKAASETASVMNVPMRELLKVRKVYPQNRKSKVWIVENSGVFSSLLDAVPHAPLICTHGQFKLAALRLLDMMVASGCKLSYAGDFDPEGLAMAVRLKERYRDNIEYWRMSFDSYKKSNPTVSISEERLFKLNSLTEPGLSDVVDEMKRLKRAGYQEALLEIMINDLKVAEK
- a CDS encoding NAD(P)-dependent oxidoreductase, which gives rise to MSKKIGFVGLGAMGFPMAVNLKKAGFEVIGYDAFKGIYEKANGAGITMADTLKEVAEQADEAIISMVRDYDQNVDIIFGENGLLTAQPKDKTVIVMSTLDPDTMNELGKKVEEESELKIISASVSGGVPGAEAGTLSIMTSGPETIVESFKGYFDAIGSHTFYYGNKPGNSEAAKLINNMILGININAVAEGLKLANTYDLPEEEILNLLQVSTGDSWVVRNWNDISEWTADTSLGVLITDLKASYNEGLKHNVTLPFNALSSTQLFDSMGKEKPKT
- a CDS encoding pentapeptide repeat-containing protein, with translation MNEELKSNCMECFGLCCVALPFAKSADFPFDKKGGEPCKNLYSNHLCSIHDQLKDRGFNGCITYECFGAGQHVSQVLYEGRSWRECDERAEEMFSVFPIVQQLHEMLWYLKQALNLRETIPIQSNLLEIYNKTVKLTSKTPEEILDLDVPTHRKLVNEHLVETSKLYRAAFINKTKKIKTSDYIGANLNGKDLRGEDLRGKLMIAANLKHSDLRKVDFIGADLRDANFSGANLNEALFLTQSQINSAKGDARTKIPEYLDKPMHWLSLIKISR
- a CDS encoding SurA N-terminal domain-containing protein produces the protein MKKFSYLVITAFFILLLAACGGNEESKDDNGKQKENKQEQQAGQENNQNQQKQAEDMQKKMEKQQVDEDKTVAVVNDKEIKGGEYNSLLSQNQAQYQQMGQDPTSGKAAEQLKKQVLDALVGQELLLQEAKSKGYEASADDVEKQMSGIKEQYGDEEALNKVLEQNNLTAKELEKQITQSLMIEKYVEKEIKTDEVTDEEAKEYYEQMKAQSGSQSEGQEMPPYEEIKGEIKKQLESQQQQEKLMAKVEELKKDADVELKI